A single genomic interval of Polaribacter vadi harbors:
- a CDS encoding 2-oxoglutarate dehydrogenase E1 component, whose protein sequence is MDKFSFLNAAHTGFIADLYDQYLIHPDSVEPSWRSFFQGYDLANENYSLKDEEVSIEIPQEVKKEFLVADLINGYRTRGHLFTKTNPVRDRRQYQPTLDLETFGLSKEDLNSYFSAGEILGLGKVTLSQIIEHLKTIYCDSIGVEYMYMRNPEKLKWWQNRLNENDNHPKYSTDAKKYILTKLNQAVTFESFLQTKYVGQKRFSLEGGETLIPGISVMLRDAAELYGVKECVLGMAHRGRLNTLVNIFKKPVRDLFSEFEGKDFEDEDIDGDVKYHLGLTLSKTYRDGNEIKMNLVPNPSHLETVAAVAEGITRAKIDRKYDGDSSKILPIVIHGDAAIAGQGIAYEIVQMAKLNGYKTGGTIHIVVNNQIGFTTNYLDARSSTYCTDVAKVTLSPVLHVNADDTEAVCHAMQMALEFRMKFETDIFIDLLGYRKYGHNEGDEPRFTQPKLYKAISKHKNPKEIYAAKLLEEQSISASFVDEITEEFKGMLETEFDNSKKDKNSKVEEFMESTWEGFERQDQEEMLKTVDTKYTEDGLNNIAKVVSTVPENVKFVRKAERILQGRAKMAFETNQLDWGMAENLAYGSLMEEGFNVRISGQDVERGTFSHRHAILRDEVTEERINLLNLNPKSKGQMTIYNSLLSEYAVLGFDYGYAMANPNTLTIWEAQFGDFSNGAQIMFDQYISAAEDKWKAQNGIVVLLPHGYEGQGSEHSSARIERYLQLCAEDNMSVANCTTPANFFHLLRRQMKRDYRKPLIVFTPKSLLRHPKVVNSIQELATGEFQEVIDDTLNPKNVKKMVFCMGKFYYDLLEERENLNREDIALVRIEQLFPLHKEKIQAVIDRYPNIEEYIWAQEEPRNMGAWSYMLQRFELVKLTVRSRKYYAVPAAGSSTRFKKRHKAVIDSVFNDSE, encoded by the coding sequence ATGGATAAGTTTTCTTTTTTAAATGCAGCACACACAGGCTTTATAGCTGATTTATATGACCAATATTTAATTCACCCAGATTCAGTTGAGCCAAGCTGGCGAAGTTTTTTCCAAGGATATGATTTGGCAAACGAAAATTATTCTTTAAAAGATGAGGAAGTTTCAATTGAAATTCCACAAGAAGTTAAAAAAGAGTTTTTAGTAGCAGATTTAATTAATGGGTACAGAACAAGAGGTCATTTATTTACAAAAACAAATCCTGTTAGAGATAGAAGACAATATCAACCAACTTTAGATTTAGAAACTTTTGGTTTATCTAAAGAAGATTTAAACAGTTATTTTTCTGCAGGAGAAATTCTTGGATTAGGAAAAGTAACTTTATCTCAAATTATAGAGCATCTTAAAACTATTTATTGCGATTCTATTGGAGTTGAGTATATGTATATGCGCAATCCAGAGAAATTAAAATGGTGGCAAAATCGTTTGAATGAGAATGATAATCACCCAAAATACTCAACAGACGCAAAAAAATATATTCTTACAAAATTAAATCAAGCAGTAACTTTCGAGAGTTTTTTACAAACTAAATATGTGGGTCAAAAAAGATTCTCTTTAGAAGGTGGTGAAACGCTAATTCCTGGAATTAGTGTAATGCTAAGAGATGCTGCAGAATTGTATGGGGTTAAAGAATGTGTTTTAGGAATGGCTCACAGAGGTCGTTTAAACACCTTAGTAAACATCTTTAAAAAACCAGTTAGAGATTTATTTAGTGAGTTTGAAGGTAAAGATTTCGAAGATGAAGATATCGATGGTGATGTAAAATATCATTTAGGTTTAACATTGAGTAAAACTTACAGAGATGGAAATGAAATTAAGATGAACTTAGTGCCAAATCCATCGCATTTAGAAACGGTTGCAGCTGTTGCAGAAGGAATTACAAGAGCAAAAATCGACAGAAAATATGATGGAGATTCTAGCAAAATTCTTCCAATAGTTATACATGGTGATGCTGCAATTGCTGGACAAGGAATTGCCTATGAAATTGTTCAAATGGCAAAATTGAACGGTTATAAAACTGGTGGAACAATTCATATTGTTGTAAATAATCAAATTGGTTTTACCACAAATTATTTAGATGCACGTTCAAGTACGTATTGTACAGATGTTGCTAAAGTAACATTATCGCCTGTTTTACATGTAAATGCAGATGATACTGAAGCTGTTTGTCATGCAATGCAAATGGCTTTAGAATTTAGAATGAAATTTGAAACGGATATTTTTATCGATTTATTAGGCTATAGAAAATATGGGCATAATGAAGGTGATGAACCTCGTTTTACACAACCAAAATTATACAAAGCAATTTCTAAACACAAAAATCCAAAAGAAATTTATGCAGCTAAATTGTTAGAAGAACAATCTATAAGTGCTTCTTTTGTTGATGAAATTACAGAAGAATTTAAAGGAATGTTGGAAACAGAATTCGACAATTCTAAAAAAGATAAAAACTCTAAAGTAGAAGAGTTTATGGAATCTACTTGGGAAGGTTTTGAACGCCAAGATCAAGAAGAAATGTTAAAAACTGTCGATACAAAATATACCGAAGATGGTTTAAACAATATTGCAAAAGTAGTATCTACAGTGCCAGAAAATGTAAAATTTGTAAGAAAAGCAGAACGTATTTTACAAGGAAGAGCTAAAATGGCTTTTGAAACGAATCAATTAGATTGGGGAATGGCAGAGAACTTGGCTTATGGTTCTTTAATGGAAGAAGGTTTTAATGTAAGAATCTCTGGACAAGATGTAGAAAGAGGAACATTCTCTCACAGACATGCTATTTTACGTGATGAAGTTACTGAGGAAAGAATAAATTTATTGAACCTAAATCCAAAGTCTAAAGGACAAATGACGATTTATAACTCGTTATTATCTGAATATGCAGTTTTAGGATTCGATTATGGTTATGCAATGGCAAACCCAAATACATTAACAATTTGGGAAGCACAGTTTGGAGATTTTTCAAACGGAGCTCAAATTATGTTCGATCAATATATTTCTGCTGCAGAAGATAAATGGAAAGCACAAAATGGAATTGTAGTTTTATTACCTCATGGTTATGAAGGGCAAGGTTCAGAGCATTCATCTGCAAGAATAGAGCGTTATTTGCAATTATGTGCAGAAGACAATATGTCTGTTGCTAATTGTACAACACCTGCAAATTTCTTTCATTTATTGCGTCGTCAAATGAAGCGCGATTACAGAAAACCTTTAATTGTATTTACACCAAAAAGTTTATTACGTCATCCAAAAGTGGTGAATTCAATTCAGGAATTAGCAACAGGCGAATTCCAAGAGGTAATTGATGATACTTTAAACCCAAAGAATGTAAAGAAAATGGTTTTTTGTATGGGTAAATTCTATTATGATTTATTAGAGGAAAGAGAAAATTTAAACAGAGAAGATATTGCTTTGGTAAGAATTGAGCAATTATTCCCTTTACATAAAGAAAAAATTCAAGCAGTTATTGATAGGTATCCAAATATCGAAGAA
- a CDS encoding LacI family DNA-binding transcriptional regulator: MKKYTEITIYDIAEKLNLATSTISRALKDHRSISEKTIKKVKKTAFEMGYQPNNLAASLRNKQTKTIGVLLPTVTQPFLSSLISGIEITAKKAGYTVMIMQSHDSYDEEVNLAQSLYNNRVSGIICSLAMETQDTSHFQIFINNNTPLVFVDRVPKNFNTYRVVIDNFSAGYKATKHLIDQGCKRIAHLSVGSEFGNLYSERKKGYLEALKDHNIDIDEQLIVRLTTVTYDEAEKGTNKLLDLKNPPDGIFTPGDILGVSALQCAKKRGIKVPEELAIIGFNNDPISEIIDPNLSTITHPAEKMGQAAAKIIIKNLKSLKKDDIKEITFLNTEVLVRESSKKK; the protein is encoded by the coding sequence ATGAAAAAATATACAGAAATAACCATATATGATATTGCAGAAAAATTAAATTTAGCAACATCTACAATTTCGAGGGCATTAAAAGACCATAGAAGTATTAGTGAAAAAACCATTAAAAAAGTTAAAAAAACTGCTTTTGAAATGGGATATCAACCTAATAATTTAGCTGCTAGTTTACGTAATAAACAAACTAAAACTATTGGAGTTTTATTACCAACCGTTACTCAACCTTTTTTATCATCGTTAATTAGTGGTATAGAAATTACTGCAAAAAAAGCTGGGTATACTGTTATGATAATGCAATCTCATGATTCTTATGATGAAGAAGTAAATTTAGCTCAGTCATTATACAATAATAGGGTTAGTGGGATTATATGTTCTTTAGCAATGGAAACTCAAGATACTTCACATTTTCAAATCTTTATTAATAACAATACTCCATTAGTTTTTGTTGATAGGGTTCCAAAAAACTTTAATACTTATAGGGTTGTTATTGATAATTTTTCTGCGGGTTATAAAGCAACAAAGCATCTTATTGATCAGGGTTGTAAAAGAATAGCACATCTTTCTGTTGGTTCAGAATTTGGAAATTTATATAGTGAAAGAAAAAAAGGTTATTTAGAAGCTCTAAAAGATCATAATATTGATATTGATGAACAACTTATAGTAAGGCTTACCACTGTAACTTATGATGAGGCAGAAAAAGGAACAAATAAATTGTTGGATTTAAAAAACCCTCCAGATGGAATTTTTACGCCTGGTGATATTTTAGGAGTAAGTGCTCTACAATGTGCTAAAAAAAGGGGCATAAAAGTTCCAGAAGAATTAGCTATTATTGGTTTTAATAATGATCCTATTTCAGAAATTATAGACCCAAATTTGTCAACAATTACTCATCCTGCAGAAAAAATGGGACAAGCTGCTGCAAAAATTATTATAAAAAATTTAAAATCTCTTAAAAAAGATGACATTAAAGAAATAACTTTTTTAAATACTGAAGTTTTAGTTAGAGAGTCTTCAAAAAAAAAATAA